From Lolium perenne isolate Kyuss_39 chromosome 5, Kyuss_2.0, whole genome shotgun sequence, a single genomic window includes:
- the LOC127302798 gene encoding cation/H(+) antiporter 15, with amino-acid sequence MARPVDCDLDPELQNVSLDTLFLIVLQATVVIALAKFIHLSLRRHNQPSAISQILAGIMVGSLGLHEVIVHVDVVNVEDTYEWYVSEARIFYMFYVGLDADLAALWNDSRRGIVATYASVATCLLLAAFVSGGMYGSMMHTPVRSPELLAAVLMLTIANTSSVDVTRMVHEVGLAATATGRLLVATAIATNVICIVGEGVFSCMKMASGRTPGYSAPQRLGLGVLALLKVGIAMALLRPAVAFMNRRNAGRHRIGNWELALILVAVSFIGNFPRRAGFDGMPATLLLGLAFPREGPVARTVMHALAYPLHALAVPFYFGTMGMRLNFSAMSGAVVVPAVLLTILGLIGKCLGTMGAARFLDHMPLADAARLGVLLNIKGHVNMIDMSFASSEGIWAEQALMAMVMGSMISTVIAGPVFAVVYRKEREAYLSSGDRTLERLVVNKVADDQSTELSMLACVHGARGAPGMLSLVELLASKPDVQPAVHVLHLYDAARKHARAGTGGAKRYHEQVQIDSEKHLDRINDAATQVNWTVDLFASITGLVIRQIDAGDRGPVTNLKTVRRCTEEVRADVLLVPYHKEQHYDGKMVCRWEDRRRLCLGALERAPCTVAVLADRPFRRGSTSFQLPTKISTSEEALGNQRDDRAAAPTHVAAVFLGGPDDREAMSFACRLARNHTVSLTVIRFVQRGEHDDDRVHTTTHAGDHAGGEVSVMVDSTGDDPDDCCMAAFHREYVAKELASYVEKAVVAPEDVLQALRGMAGAYALVVVGRGGRQPAELVAGLERWVECAEMGPVGDILASEESLEMGSVIVVQQKKAPPPPFDLDPPAVAM; translated from the exons ATGGCGAGACCCGTGGACTGCGACCTGGACCCGGAGCTGCAGAACGTGTCCCTGGACACGCTCTTCCTCATCGTCCTCCAGGCCACCGTCGTCATCGCCCTCGCCAAGTTCATCCACCTCTCCCTCCGCCGCCACAACCAGCCCAGCGCCATCTCCCAGATCCTC GCTGGGATCATGGTGGGGAGCCTGGGGCTGCACGAGGTGATCGTGCACGTGGACGTGGTGAACGTGGAGGACACGTACGAGTGGTACGTCTCCGAGGCGCGCATCTTCTACATGTTCTACGTCGGCCTCGACGCCGACCTCGCCGCGCTCTGGAACGACAGCCGCCGAGGCATCGTGGCCACCTACGCCAGCGTCGCCACCTgcctcctcctcgccgccttCGTCTCGGGCGGCATGTACGGCAGCATGATGCACACGCCCGTCCGCTCGCCCGAGCTGCTCGCCGCCGTGCTCATGCTCACCATCGCCAACACCTCCTCCGTCGACGTCACCCGGATGGTCCACGAGGTGGGGCTCGCCGCCACGGCCACCGGCAGGCTCCTCGTCGCCACCGCCATCGCCACCAACGTCATCTGCATCGTCGGCGAGGGCGTCTTCTCATGCATGAAGATGGCCTCCGGGAGGACGCCCGGGTACAGCGCGCCGCAGCGGCTGGGCCTTGGCGTGCTCGCGCTGCTCAAGGTCGGCATCGCGATGGCGCTGCTCCGCCCGGCGGTGGCGTTCATGAACCGCCGCAACGCCGGCCGCCACCGCATCGGGAACTGGGAGCTCGCGCTCATCCTCGTCGCCGTCTCCTTCATCGGCAACTTCCCGCGCCGCGCCGGGTTCGACGGGATGCCGGCGACCCTGCTCCTCGGGCTCGCGTTCCCGAGGGAGGGCCCCGTGGCGAGGACCGTCATGCACGCGCTCGCGTACCCGCTCCACGCCCTCGCCGTGCCCTTCTACTTCGGGACCATGGGCATGCGGCTCAACTTCAGCGCCATGTCCGGCGCCGTCGTCGTCCCCGCCGTCCTCCTCACCATCCTCGGCCTCATCGGCAAGTGCCTCGGCACCATGGGCGCCGCCAGGTTCCTTGATCACATGCCGCTCGCCGACGCCGCGCGCTTGGGCGTCCTCCTCAACATCAAGGGCCACGTCAACATGATCGACATGAGCTTCGCTAGCTCCGAGGGGATCTGGGCGGAGCAGGCGCTCATGGCGATGGTCATGGGGAGCATGATCAGCACCGTCATCGCCGGCCCGGTGTTCGCCGTGGTCTACCGCAAGGAGAGGGAGGCATACCTGAGCAGCGGCGACAGGACGCTCGAGCGCCTGGTGGTAAATAAGGTGGCCGATGACCAGTCCACGGAGCTGAGCATGCTCGCCTGCGTGCACGGCGCGCGCGGAGCGCCCGGGATGCTCAGCCTCGTCGAGCTGCTCGCGAGTAAGCCCGACGTCCAGCCAGCCGTGCACGTCCTGCACCTCTACGACGCCGCGCGCAAGCACGCCCGCGCCGGCACCGGCGGCGCCAAGCGCTACCACGAGCAGGTCCAGATCGACAGCGAGAAGCACCTCGACCGCATCAACGACGCCGCCACGCAGGTGAACTGGACAGTCGACCTGTTCGCGTCCATCACCGGACTCGTCATCCGCCAGATCGACGCCGGCGACCGCGGCCCCGTCACGAACCTCAAGACCGTCCGCCGCTGCACGGAGGAGGTCCGCGCGGACGTCCTCCTGGTGCCCTACCACAAGGAGCAGCACTACGACGGGAAGATGGTGTGTCGGTGGGAGGACCGCCGCCGGCTGTGCCTTGGGGCGCTGGAGCGCGCGCCGTGCACCGTTGCCGTCCTCGCTGACCGCCCGTTCCGGAGGGGCAGCACGAGCTTCCAGCTGCCGACCAAGATATCGACGAGCGAGGAGGCGTTGGGGAACCAGCGCGACGACCGGGCCGCCGCGCcgacccacgtagccgccgtcttCCTCGGCGGGCCGGACGACCGCGAGGCGATGTCATTCGCCTGCCGCCTCGCCAGGAACCACACCGTCAGTCTGACCGTCATCCGCTTCGTGCAGCGTGGCGAGCACGACGACGACCGTGTCCATACGACGACACACGCCGGCGATCACGCGGGCGGGGAAGTGTCCGTCATGGTGGACAGTACCGGCGATGATCCCGACGACTGCTGCATGGCAGCGTTCCACCGCGAGTACGTCGCGAAGGAGCTCGCCTCGTACGTGGAGAAGGCGGTCGTCGCGCCGGAAGACGTGCTGCAGGCGCTGCGCGGGATGGCGGGAGCGTACGCGCTCGTCGTGGTGGGACGCGGCGGGCGGCAGCCGGCGGAGCTGGTGGCAGGGCTCGAGCGCTGGGTGGAGTGCGCCGAGATGGGCCCGGTCGGGGACATCCTCGCGTCGGAGGAGTCGCTCGAGATGGGCTCCGTAATCGTCGTGCAGCAGAagaaggcgccgccgccgccgtttgaCCTCGACCCACCGGCGGTGGCGATGTAG
- the LOC127304368 gene encoding uncharacterized protein: MVVTRLRNKHICVPRRDNKLVTSVVIAEKYFREIRDNPGWRVEKMQEAVLADLCAEVSIAKCKRAKKIVMERLIDSTNGEFSRVFDYHLELVRSNPGSIVAVTLNPDVVDRPVFERMYVCLDACKKGFMAGCRRVVGLDGCFLKGAVSGQLLCAVGRDANNQMYPISWACVEVESYDSWYWFLSYLQKDIQINNHGEGWVIISDQQKGLIKAVSEIVPQAEHRMCARHIYANWKKLHRDKKFQKMFWCCAKSSDRTGFNYHRAKLAQKTPEGAKDMMKTSPEHWSRAFFKLHNNCDSVENNLCESFNNAIIRSRFYPIITSMEIIRKKVTVRIQENRTKSEKWHGTICPNIFKKLKLNIKRSAICQVLWNGKDGFEVQEGEHRRFTVNLENLTCSCRYWELSGLPCCHAITAIYRVHKELDDFIAPCYKISEYNPI, encoded by the coding sequence ATGGTTGTCACTAGATTGAGAAATAAACACATTTGTGTACCAAGGAGGGACAACAAGCTAGTGACAAGTGTGGTGATTGCAGAGAAATATTTCAGAGAAATTAGAGATAATCCTGGTTGGAGGGTGGAGAAGATGCAAGAAGCTGTGCTTGCAGACTTGTGTGCAGAGGTAAGCATTGCCAAATGCAAGAGAGCAAAGAAGATTGTTATGGAGAGACTAATTGACTCAACAAATGGGGAATTTTCTAGGGTCTTCGACTACCATCTAGAGCTAGTGAGAAGCAATCCAGGAAGTATAGTTGCAGTAACATTGAACCCAGATGTTGTTGATAGACCAGTGTTCGAGAGGATGTATGTGTGCCTTGATGCCTGCAAGAAAGGTTTCATGGCAGGTTGTAGAAGAGTTGTGGGGCTGGATGGATGCTTTCTGAAGGGAGCAGTAAGTGGACAATTGTTGTGCGCTGTAGGAAGAGATGCTAACAATCAAATGTACCCAATTTCGTGGGCATGTGTTGAAGTTGAGAGTTATGACAGCTGGTATTGGTTCTTGTCATATCTTCAGAAGGACATCCAAATTAATAATCATGGAGAAGGATGGGTGATTATTTCAGATCAACAAAAGGGGCTTATCAAGGCGGTGAGTGAGATAGTGCCGCAAGCAGAGCACAGGATGTGTGCTAGGCATATTTATGCTAATTGGAAGAAATTACATAGAGAcaagaaatttcagaaaatgttcTGGTGCTGTGCGAAGTCATCTGATAGAACTGGTTTTAACTATCACAGGGCTAAGTTAGCTCAAAAAACTCCAGAAGGGGCAAAAGACATGATGAAAACATCTCCTGAACATTGGAGCAGAGCTTTCTTCAAGTTGCACAATAACTGTGATTCAGTGGAGAACAACCTGTGTGAGTCATTCAACAATGCTATCATCAGATCTCGATTCTATCCTATAATCACTTCAATGGAGATTATTAGGAAGAAAGTAACTGTGAGGATTCAGGAAAACAGGACAAAGTCAGAGAAATGGCATGGTACAATTTGTCCAAATATTTTTAAAAAGTTGAAGTTAAACATCAAGAGATCTGCTATTTGCCAAGTGTTATGGAATGGGAAAGATGGTTTTGAGGTTCAAGAAGGAGAGCACAGGAGATTTACAGTGAACTTGGAGAATTTGACTTGCTCTTGCAGgtactgggaactatctgggttgCCTTGTTGTCATGCAATTACTGCAATTTATAGAGTGCACAAGGAACTTGATGATTTCATTGCACCTTGCTACAAGATCAGCGAATACAATCCTATATAA